The following are from one region of the Cynocephalus volans isolate mCynVol1 chromosome 17, mCynVol1.pri, whole genome shotgun sequence genome:
- the GNE gene encoding bifunctional UDP-N-acetylglucosamine 2-epimerase/N-acetylmannosamine kinase isoform X2: MEKNGNNRKLRVCVATCNRADYSKLAPIMFGIKTEPEFFELDVVVLGSHLIDDYGNTYRMIEQDDFDINTRLHTIVRGEDEAAMVESVGLALVKLPDVLNRLKPDIMIVHGDRFDALALATSAALMNIRILHIEGGEVSGTIDDSIRHAITKLAHYHVCCTRSAEQHLISMCEDHDRILLAGCPSYDKLLSAKNKDYMSIIRMWLGDDVKSKDYIVALQHPVTTDIKHSIKMFELTLDALISFNKRTLVLFPNIDAGSKEMVRVMRKKGIEHHPNFRAVKHVPFDQFIQLVAHAGCMIGNSSCGVREVGAFGTPVINLGTRQIGRETGENVLHVRDADTQDKILQALHLQFGKQYPCSKIYGDGNAVPRILKFLKSIDLHEPLQKKFCFPPVKENISQDIDHILETLSALAVDLGGTNLRVAIVSMKGEIVKKYTQFNPKTYEERINLILQMCVEAAAEAVKLNCRILGVGISTGGRVNPREGIVLHSTKLIQEWNSVDLRTPLSDTLHLPVWIDNDGNCAALAERKFGQGKGLENFVTLITGTGIGGGIIHHHELIHGSSFCAAELGHLVVSLDGPDCSCGSHGCIEAYASGMALQREAKKLHDEDLLLVEGMSVPKDEAVGALHLIQAAKLGNAKAQSILRTAGTALGLGVVNILHTMNPSLVILSGVLASHYIHTVKDVIRQQALSSVQDVDVVVSDLVDPALLGAASMVLDYTTRRIY; encoded by the exons AAATACATATCGCATGATTGAACAAGATGACTTTGACATTAACACCAGGCTACACACAATTGTTAGAGGGGAAGATGAGGCAGCCATGGTGGAGTCAGTAGGCCTGGCCCTAGTGAAGTTACCAGATGTCCTTAATCGCCTGAAGCCTGATATTATGATTGTTCATGGAGACAGATTTGATGCCCTGGCTCTGGCTACATCTGCTGCCTTGATGAACATCCGAATTCTTCACATAGAAGGTGGGGAAGTCAGTGGGACCATTGATGACTCTATCAGACATGCCATAaccaaactggctcattatcatGTGTGCTGCACCCGAAGTGCAGAGCAACACCTGATATCCATGTGTGAGGACCACGATCGCATCCTTTTGGCGGGCTGTCCTTCCTATGACAAACTTCTCTCCGCCAAGAACAAAGACTATATGAGCATCATTCGGATGTGGTTGG GTGATGATGTAAAATCCAAAGATTACATTGTTGCACTACAGCACCCTGTGACCACTGACATTAAGCATTCCATTAAAATGTTTGAATTAACATTGGACGCACTTATCTCATTTAACAAGCGGACCCTAGTTCTATTTCCAAATATTGATGCAG GGAGCAAAGAGATGGTTCGAGTGATGCGGAAGAAGGGCATTGAGCATCATCCCAATTTCCGTGCAGTTAAACATGTCCCATTTGACCAGTTTATACAGTTGGTTGCCCATGCTGGTTGTATGATTGGGAATAGCAGCTGCGGGGTACGAGAGGTCGGAGCTTTTGGAACACCTGTGATCAATCTGGGAACGCGTCAGATTGGAAGAGAAACAG GAGAGAATGTCCTTCATGTCCGGGATGCTGACACCCAAGACAAAATATTGCAAGCACTGCACCTTCAGTTTGGTAAACAGTACCCTTG TTCAAAGATATATGGGGATGGAAATGCTGTTCCAAGGATTTTGAAGTTTCTCAAATCTATTGATCTTCATGAACCACTACAAAAGAAATTCTGCTTTCCTCCTGTAAAGGAGAATATCTCTCAAGATATTGACCACATTCTTGAAACTCTAAGTGCCTTGGCTGTTGATCTTGGTGGGACGAATCTCCGAGTTGCGATAGTTAGCATGAAG ggTGAGATAGTTAAGAAGTATACTCAGTTCAACCCTAAAACCTATGAAGAGAGAATTAATTTAATCCTACAGATGTGTGTGGAAGCTGCAGCAGAAGCTGTAAAACTGAACTGCAGAATTTTGGGAGTAG GCATTTCCACGGGTGGCCGTGTAAATCCTCGGGAAGGAATTGTGCTGCATTCAACCAAATTGATCCAAGAGTGGAACTCTGTGGACCTCAGGACTCCCCTGTCTGACACTTTGCATCTCCCTGTGTGGATAGACAATGATGGCAACTGTGCTGCCCTGGCAGAAAGGAAATTTGGCCAAGGAAAGGGACTGGAAAACTTTGTTACACTTATCACAGGCACAG GAATTGGTGGTGGAATCATCCATCATCATGAATTGATCCATGGAAGCTCCTTCTGTGCCGCAGAACTTGGCCACCTTGTTGTGTCTCTGGATGGGCCTGATTGTTCCTGTGGAAGCCATGGGTGTATTGAAGCATATGCCTCTGGAATGGCCTTGCAGAGGGAAGCAAAAAAGCTACATGATG AAGACCTGCTCTTGGTGGAAGGGATGTCAGTGCCAAAAGACGAAGCCGTGGGTGCACTCCATCTCATCCAGGCTGCAAAACTTGGCAATGCAAAGGCCCAGAGCATCTTAAGAACAG CTGGAACGGCTTTGGGTCTTGGGGTTGTGAACATTCTCCACACTATGAATCCTTCCCTTGTGATCCTCTCTGGAGTCCTGGCCAGTCACTACATCCACACTGTCAAAGATGTCATCCGCCAGCAAGCCTTGTCCTCAGTGCAGGACGTGGATGTGGTGGTTTCTGATTTGGTGGATCCTGCCCTGCTCGGTGCTGCCAGCATGGTTCTGGACTACACGACTCGAAGGATCTATTAG
- the GNE gene encoding bifunctional UDP-N-acetylglucosamine 2-epimerase/N-acetylmannosamine kinase isoform X1: protein MEKNGNNRKLRVCVATCNRADYSKLAPIMFGIKTEPEFFELDVVVLGSHLIDDYGNTYRMIEQDDFDINTRLHTIVRGEDEAAMVESVGLALVKLPDVLNRLKPDIMIVHGDRFDALALATSAALMNIRILHIEGGEVSGTIDDSIRHAITKLAHYHVCCTRSAEQHLISMCEDHDRILLAGCPSYDKLLSAKNKDYMSIIRMWLGDDVKSKDYIVALQHPVTTDIKHSIKMFELTLDALISFNKRTLVLFPNIDAGSKEMVRVMRKKGIEHHPNFRAVKHVPFDQFIQLVAHAGCMIGNSSCGVREVGAFGTPVINLGTRQIGRETGENVLHVRDADTQDKILQALHLQFGKQYPCSKIYGDGNAVPRILKFLKSIDLHEPLQKKFCFPPVKENISQDIDHILETLSALAVDLGGTNLRVAIVSMKGEIVKKYTQFNPKTYEERINLILQMCVEAAAEAVKLNCRILGVGISTGGRVNPREGIVLHSTKLIQEWNSVDLRTPLSDTLHLPVWIDNDGNCAALAERKFGQGKGLENFVTLITGTELGHLVVSLDGPDCSCGSHGCIEAYASGMALQREAKKLHDEDLLLVEGMSVPKDEAVGALHLIQAAKLGNAKAQSILRTAGTALGLGVVNILHTMNPSLVILSGVLASHYIHTVKDVIRQQALSSVQDVDVVVSDLVDPALLGAASMVLDYTTRRIY, encoded by the exons AAATACATATCGCATGATTGAACAAGATGACTTTGACATTAACACCAGGCTACACACAATTGTTAGAGGGGAAGATGAGGCAGCCATGGTGGAGTCAGTAGGCCTGGCCCTAGTGAAGTTACCAGATGTCCTTAATCGCCTGAAGCCTGATATTATGATTGTTCATGGAGACAGATTTGATGCCCTGGCTCTGGCTACATCTGCTGCCTTGATGAACATCCGAATTCTTCACATAGAAGGTGGGGAAGTCAGTGGGACCATTGATGACTCTATCAGACATGCCATAaccaaactggctcattatcatGTGTGCTGCACCCGAAGTGCAGAGCAACACCTGATATCCATGTGTGAGGACCACGATCGCATCCTTTTGGCGGGCTGTCCTTCCTATGACAAACTTCTCTCCGCCAAGAACAAAGACTATATGAGCATCATTCGGATGTGGTTGG GTGATGATGTAAAATCCAAAGATTACATTGTTGCACTACAGCACCCTGTGACCACTGACATTAAGCATTCCATTAAAATGTTTGAATTAACATTGGACGCACTTATCTCATTTAACAAGCGGACCCTAGTTCTATTTCCAAATATTGATGCAG GGAGCAAAGAGATGGTTCGAGTGATGCGGAAGAAGGGCATTGAGCATCATCCCAATTTCCGTGCAGTTAAACATGTCCCATTTGACCAGTTTATACAGTTGGTTGCCCATGCTGGTTGTATGATTGGGAATAGCAGCTGCGGGGTACGAGAGGTCGGAGCTTTTGGAACACCTGTGATCAATCTGGGAACGCGTCAGATTGGAAGAGAAACAG GAGAGAATGTCCTTCATGTCCGGGATGCTGACACCCAAGACAAAATATTGCAAGCACTGCACCTTCAGTTTGGTAAACAGTACCCTTG TTCAAAGATATATGGGGATGGAAATGCTGTTCCAAGGATTTTGAAGTTTCTCAAATCTATTGATCTTCATGAACCACTACAAAAGAAATTCTGCTTTCCTCCTGTAAAGGAGAATATCTCTCAAGATATTGACCACATTCTTGAAACTCTAAGTGCCTTGGCTGTTGATCTTGGTGGGACGAATCTCCGAGTTGCGATAGTTAGCATGAAG ggTGAGATAGTTAAGAAGTATACTCAGTTCAACCCTAAAACCTATGAAGAGAGAATTAATTTAATCCTACAGATGTGTGTGGAAGCTGCAGCAGAAGCTGTAAAACTGAACTGCAGAATTTTGGGAGTAG GCATTTCCACGGGTGGCCGTGTAAATCCTCGGGAAGGAATTGTGCTGCATTCAACCAAATTGATCCAAGAGTGGAACTCTGTGGACCTCAGGACTCCCCTGTCTGACACTTTGCATCTCCCTGTGTGGATAGACAATGATGGCAACTGTGCTGCCCTGGCAGAAAGGAAATTTGGCCAAGGAAAGGGACTGGAAAACTTTGTTACACTTATCACAGGCACAG AACTTGGCCACCTTGTTGTGTCTCTGGATGGGCCTGATTGTTCCTGTGGAAGCCATGGGTGTATTGAAGCATATGCCTCTGGAATGGCCTTGCAGAGGGAAGCAAAAAAGCTACATGATG AAGACCTGCTCTTGGTGGAAGGGATGTCAGTGCCAAAAGACGAAGCCGTGGGTGCACTCCATCTCATCCAGGCTGCAAAACTTGGCAATGCAAAGGCCCAGAGCATCTTAAGAACAG CTGGAACGGCTTTGGGTCTTGGGGTTGTGAACATTCTCCACACTATGAATCCTTCCCTTGTGATCCTCTCTGGAGTCCTGGCCAGTCACTACATCCACACTGTCAAAGATGTCATCCGCCAGCAAGCCTTGTCCTCAGTGCAGGACGTGGATGTGGTGGTTTCTGATTTGGTGGATCCTGCCCTGCTCGGTGCTGCCAGCATGGTTCTGGACTACACGACTCGAAGGATCTATTAG
- the GNE gene encoding bifunctional UDP-N-acetylglucosamine 2-epimerase/N-acetylmannosamine kinase isoform X3 has translation MIEQDDFDINTRLHTIVRGEDEAAMVESVGLALVKLPDVLNRLKPDIMIVHGDRFDALALATSAALMNIRILHIEGGEVSGTIDDSIRHAITKLAHYHVCCTRSAEQHLISMCEDHDRILLAGCPSYDKLLSAKNKDYMSIIRMWLGDDVKSKDYIVALQHPVTTDIKHSIKMFELTLDALISFNKRTLVLFPNIDAGSKEMVRVMRKKGIEHHPNFRAVKHVPFDQFIQLVAHAGCMIGNSSCGVREVGAFGTPVINLGTRQIGRETGENVLHVRDADTQDKILQALHLQFGKQYPCSKIYGDGNAVPRILKFLKSIDLHEPLQKKFCFPPVKENISQDIDHILETLSALAVDLGGTNLRVAIVSMKGEIVKKYTQFNPKTYEERINLILQMCVEAAAEAVKLNCRILGVGISTGGRVNPREGIVLHSTKLIQEWNSVDLRTPLSDTLHLPVWIDNDGNCAALAERKFGQGKGLENFVTLITGTGIGGGIIHHHELIHGSSFCAAELGHLVVSLDGPDCSCGSHGCIEAYASGMALQREAKKLHDEDLLLVEGMSVPKDEAVGALHLIQAAKLGNAKAQSILRTAGTALGLGVVNILHTMNPSLVILSGVLASHYIHTVKDVIRQQALSSVQDVDVVVSDLVDPALLGAASMVLDYTTRRIY, from the exons ATGATTGAACAAGATGACTTTGACATTAACACCAGGCTACACACAATTGTTAGAGGGGAAGATGAGGCAGCCATGGTGGAGTCAGTAGGCCTGGCCCTAGTGAAGTTACCAGATGTCCTTAATCGCCTGAAGCCTGATATTATGATTGTTCATGGAGACAGATTTGATGCCCTGGCTCTGGCTACATCTGCTGCCTTGATGAACATCCGAATTCTTCACATAGAAGGTGGGGAAGTCAGTGGGACCATTGATGACTCTATCAGACATGCCATAaccaaactggctcattatcatGTGTGCTGCACCCGAAGTGCAGAGCAACACCTGATATCCATGTGTGAGGACCACGATCGCATCCTTTTGGCGGGCTGTCCTTCCTATGACAAACTTCTCTCCGCCAAGAACAAAGACTATATGAGCATCATTCGGATGTGGTTGG GTGATGATGTAAAATCCAAAGATTACATTGTTGCACTACAGCACCCTGTGACCACTGACATTAAGCATTCCATTAAAATGTTTGAATTAACATTGGACGCACTTATCTCATTTAACAAGCGGACCCTAGTTCTATTTCCAAATATTGATGCAG GGAGCAAAGAGATGGTTCGAGTGATGCGGAAGAAGGGCATTGAGCATCATCCCAATTTCCGTGCAGTTAAACATGTCCCATTTGACCAGTTTATACAGTTGGTTGCCCATGCTGGTTGTATGATTGGGAATAGCAGCTGCGGGGTACGAGAGGTCGGAGCTTTTGGAACACCTGTGATCAATCTGGGAACGCGTCAGATTGGAAGAGAAACAG GAGAGAATGTCCTTCATGTCCGGGATGCTGACACCCAAGACAAAATATTGCAAGCACTGCACCTTCAGTTTGGTAAACAGTACCCTTG TTCAAAGATATATGGGGATGGAAATGCTGTTCCAAGGATTTTGAAGTTTCTCAAATCTATTGATCTTCATGAACCACTACAAAAGAAATTCTGCTTTCCTCCTGTAAAGGAGAATATCTCTCAAGATATTGACCACATTCTTGAAACTCTAAGTGCCTTGGCTGTTGATCTTGGTGGGACGAATCTCCGAGTTGCGATAGTTAGCATGAAG ggTGAGATAGTTAAGAAGTATACTCAGTTCAACCCTAAAACCTATGAAGAGAGAATTAATTTAATCCTACAGATGTGTGTGGAAGCTGCAGCAGAAGCTGTAAAACTGAACTGCAGAATTTTGGGAGTAG GCATTTCCACGGGTGGCCGTGTAAATCCTCGGGAAGGAATTGTGCTGCATTCAACCAAATTGATCCAAGAGTGGAACTCTGTGGACCTCAGGACTCCCCTGTCTGACACTTTGCATCTCCCTGTGTGGATAGACAATGATGGCAACTGTGCTGCCCTGGCAGAAAGGAAATTTGGCCAAGGAAAGGGACTGGAAAACTTTGTTACACTTATCACAGGCACAG GAATTGGTGGTGGAATCATCCATCATCATGAATTGATCCATGGAAGCTCCTTCTGTGCCGCAGAACTTGGCCACCTTGTTGTGTCTCTGGATGGGCCTGATTGTTCCTGTGGAAGCCATGGGTGTATTGAAGCATATGCCTCTGGAATGGCCTTGCAGAGGGAAGCAAAAAAGCTACATGATG AAGACCTGCTCTTGGTGGAAGGGATGTCAGTGCCAAAAGACGAAGCCGTGGGTGCACTCCATCTCATCCAGGCTGCAAAACTTGGCAATGCAAAGGCCCAGAGCATCTTAAGAACAG CTGGAACGGCTTTGGGTCTTGGGGTTGTGAACATTCTCCACACTATGAATCCTTCCCTTGTGATCCTCTCTGGAGTCCTGGCCAGTCACTACATCCACACTGTCAAAGATGTCATCCGCCAGCAAGCCTTGTCCTCAGTGCAGGACGTGGATGTGGTGGTTTCTGATTTGGTGGATCCTGCCCTGCTCGGTGCTGCCAGCATGGTTCTGGACTACACGACTCGAAGGATCTATTAG